The Candidatus Neomarinimicrobiota bacterium genome has a window encoding:
- a CDS encoding nucleoside-triphosphatase has translation MTVLLLLVAFTYRGALRPLTSYKFWIPISLLIVVFPVFTGYQDRTIVGISYSSAVLNKTILMALRGITIYLLFQVLTTELQGDTLRKWLSRFRIAHLGEAFHMAQGILPRLKRIAKERYDTLQSAGPKKHTPAAYINAVGTFLADLILMAEQMGLDTDEMTEPSPNSFIQEIRGKQPPLLIILVGIQSTGKTTWLSELATTLKEAGGKVDGLLAPKEFESKGHWHHVLERISTGERRSLNTMKKIETPIKFGRFFFRPETISWGCEQLASARHTDWLIIDEIGPLEFQGEGLLPALRDLLQTFTGFLVVSMRSDVYQRLEQLISDQVPFLHTWPQHIVRLPVRNDK, from the coding sequence ATGACGGTGCTTCTGTTGCTCGTGGCTTTCACCTATCGGGGTGCACTTCGACCACTGACTAGTTACAAGTTCTGGATTCCGATTTCCCTGCTGATCGTCGTATTTCCCGTTTTCACCGGATATCAGGATCGGACCATTGTGGGAATCAGCTACAGCAGTGCCGTGTTGAATAAAACCATCCTCATGGCACTGCGGGGTATCACCATATATCTCCTTTTCCAGGTATTGACCACCGAGCTTCAAGGCGACACTCTGCGCAAGTGGCTGTCTCGATTTCGCATAGCACATCTAGGGGAAGCCTTCCACATGGCGCAAGGCATTCTCCCGCGCCTAAAAAGGATTGCTAAGGAACGCTATGATACGCTCCAGTCTGCAGGACCCAAGAAGCACACTCCTGCGGCCTATATAAATGCTGTGGGGACATTTTTAGCCGACCTTATCTTGATGGCGGAACAGATGGGCCTGGACACCGACGAAATGACCGAGCCTAGCCCGAATAGCTTTATCCAGGAGATAAGGGGGAAACAGCCTCCTTTGCTCATCATCCTGGTTGGCATACAGAGTACCGGCAAGACGACTTGGCTTAGTGAACTGGCTACCACGCTGAAGGAAGCGGGGGGAAAAGTGGATGGATTACTGGCGCCGAAGGAATTCGAAAGTAAAGGTCACTGGCATCACGTCCTTGAACGCATCAGTACCGGGGAGCGGCGTTCTCTGAATACCATGAAAAAGATAGAGACCCCAATCAAATTCGGCCGGTTCTTTTTCCGGCCCGAAACTATATCCTGGGGCTGTGAGCAGCTGGCTTCCGCCCGCCACACGGACTGGCTGATTATCGACGAGATCGGCCCCCTGGAGTTCCAGGGTGAAGGACTGCTGCCCGCCCTGCGCGATCTACTCCAGACGTTCACTGGATTCCTCGTGGTTTCTATGCGATCAGACGTGTATCAGAGATTGGAGCAACTGATCTCTGATCAGGTACCTTTTCTGCACACCTGGCCGCAGCACATTGTGCGGCTACCGGTGAGGAATGATAAGTAA
- a CDS encoding alkaline phosphatase family protein, with protein SLGKPYPEENICVGGLDLDPGEQFIFAVGREDSTLRSYDLVAQRWNYNLKLPAEPYTCLVHSQRPEAYVSLWGGSRVMVFSLADGRLLAEIPTGDHPNDMVLSLDGRRLFVANANLNTVSVVDLDARKVGETIATSLSPRALPGSTPNSVAISPNGQTLYVANADNNYVAVFDISRPGATGPKGFIPVGWYPTAVRVLQSGALLVLNGKGHGGSRANPGLPDISLPGPRDETFFANYIGNMFRGSLSFIPEPEQEQLQQWSRKVYANTPQAPPERKPAIQFRFSSHPIPRNIGDPSPIKYVFYIIKENRTYDQVFGDIPEGNGDSSLCLFSARITPNHHALAREFVLLDNLYANAEVSADGHEWSMAAYATDYVEKTWPGLYGGHGGQYPSEGLRAIAEPASGYIWDACRRTGISYRIYGEFVQYADWERKDTVVTRLESLQGHIAPLFPPYDLSIADTSRARLWMEEFDTYERNGQLPRLQIIRLPNDHTAGTRESMPTPRAMVADNDLALGMIIDRISHSRFWKESAIFVLEDDAQNGPDHVDAHRMVGLVVSPYTRRRHVDSNMYSTTSVLRTMQLILGLPPMSQFDSAALPMYDSFTHRADFTPYDHHPAVIDLDQMNPDGAYGQLRSAELNLAVEDAIPDVEFNEIVWKAIRGADSEMPAPVRSAFVRAFECTSAK; from the coding sequence TTTCCCTGGGTAAGCCTTATCCGGAAGAGAATATCTGTGTGGGAGGGCTTGACCTCGATCCGGGTGAGCAATTCATTTTTGCCGTGGGTAGAGAGGATAGCACCCTCCGTTCGTATGATCTGGTTGCTCAAAGGTGGAACTACAACCTGAAATTACCCGCCGAACCATATACCTGCCTGGTGCACTCCCAGCGGCCAGAAGCGTATGTTTCCCTTTGGGGCGGTTCCCGGGTCATGGTTTTCAGCCTGGCCGATGGACGGTTACTCGCGGAAATACCTACCGGCGATCATCCCAATGATATGGTATTGTCACTCGATGGCCGACGGCTTTTCGTTGCCAATGCCAATTTGAATACCGTTTCGGTGGTCGATCTGGATGCACGCAAGGTGGGAGAAACCATTGCTACCTCCCTGTCACCCCGGGCCCTTCCGGGCAGTACTCCCAACAGCGTGGCTATTTCACCTAACGGACAAACGCTTTACGTTGCCAATGCCGATAACAACTATGTGGCCGTGTTCGATATCTCACGCCCTGGCGCAACGGGTCCCAAGGGCTTTATACCCGTAGGTTGGTATCCGACCGCGGTGCGGGTTCTGCAATCGGGAGCTTTGCTGGTGCTGAACGGTAAAGGTCATGGAGGTTCCCGTGCCAACCCGGGCTTACCTGATATCTCCTTACCAGGACCCCGAGACGAAACATTCTTTGCTAATTACATCGGCAACATGTTCCGGGGATCACTCTCCTTTATCCCTGAGCCGGAACAGGAGCAGCTCCAGCAGTGGAGCCGGAAGGTCTACGCAAACACGCCCCAGGCACCGCCGGAACGCAAACCGGCCATCCAATTCAGGTTTTCATCCCATCCTATTCCTCGAAATATCGGTGATCCTTCGCCTATAAAATATGTATTCTATATCATCAAGGAGAACCGCACCTACGACCAGGTGTTTGGCGATATTCCGGAAGGCAACGGCGACTCATCCTTGTGTCTGTTTTCGGCACGGATAACTCCCAATCATCATGCGCTGGCACGGGAATTCGTATTGCTGGATAACCTGTATGCCAATGCCGAGGTCAGTGCGGATGGCCATGAATGGTCCATGGCTGCCTACGCCACCGATTACGTTGAGAAAACCTGGCCGGGACTTTATGGCGGCCACGGAGGTCAATATCCGTCGGAAGGATTAAGAGCAATTGCCGAGCCGGCTTCCGGGTACATTTGGGACGCATGCCGACGCACCGGCATTAGCTATCGTATCTATGGCGAATTCGTTCAATATGCCGACTGGGAACGCAAAGACACGGTAGTGACCAGACTGGAATCGCTGCAGGGCCATATCGCCCCCCTGTTCCCGCCTTATGACTTATCGATTGCCGATACGTCCCGCGCCCGCCTCTGGATGGAGGAGTTTGATACCTACGAAAGGAATGGTCAGCTCCCCCGGCTTCAGATCATTCGCCTGCCGAATGACCACACGGCCGGAACGCGCGAGAGCATGCCCACGCCCCGGGCGATGGTGGCCGATAACGATCTGGCTCTGGGCATGATTATTGACCGGATAAGCCACAGCCGTTTCTGGAAGGAGTCCGCCATTTTCGTCCTGGAAGATGACGCCCAGAACGGACCGGATCATGTGGATGCCCACCGGATGGTGGGCCTGGTTGTCAGCCCCTATACCCGGCGGCGGCACGTGGATAGCAATATGTATTCCACCACCAGCGTCTTGCGCACCATGCAGCTGATCCTGGGTCTACCGCCCATGAGCCAGTTCGATTCCGCCGCCTTGCCCATGTATGACTCATTCACTCATCGGGCCGATTTCACGCCGTACGACCACCACCCGGCTGTCATAGACCTCGATCAGATGAATCCCGATGGCGCCTACGGTCAATTGCGCTCGGCGGAGCTGAACCTTGCTGTGGAAGACGCCATTCCCGATGTGGAGTTCAACGAGATTGTCTGGAAAGCCATTCGAGGAGCCGACTCTGAAATGCCGGCTCCTGTCCGCAGCGCTTTCGTCCGGGCCTTTGAATGTACGTCGGCAAAGTAA
- a CDS encoding NTP transferase domain-containing protein — protein sequence MKIAAIVLAAGSSDRMSPGNKLLLPVQGKPIIIKSLDNVIQAGYAPVVVVLGCEMESVREVLVGRRVDVAANPDWEKGLSSSIKVGIRSLPENLAGALLMLADMPLVQVATLINLKKRFLAGDGTKIVFPTYGKRQGNPVLFPARLFPELLELEGERGAKSLLRKYAADAVPVPVQSDEVLMDCDTPEDYRRILSRIEQQPLQ from the coding sequence ATGAAAATAGCAGCCATTGTTCTCGCAGCCGGCTCTTCGGATAGAATGTCACCGGGAAACAAGCTGCTGCTACCGGTTCAAGGTAAGCCGATAATCATTAAGAGCCTTGACAACGTCATTCAGGCCGGATATGCCCCGGTTGTAGTAGTCCTCGGCTGCGAGATGGAATCAGTACGTGAAGTGTTGGTCGGGCGGCGCGTTGATGTAGCTGCAAATCCGGATTGGGAAAAGGGCCTGTCAAGCTCCATCAAGGTCGGGATCCGGTCTTTGCCTGAGAATCTGGCTGGCGCGCTCCTGATGCTGGCTGATATGCCCCTGGTGCAGGTGGCGACCTTGATAAACCTGAAAAAAAGGTTCCTTGCCGGTGATGGGACGAAGATCGTCTTTCCAACCTACGGCAAGCGCCAGGGGAATCCCGTTCTTTTTCCGGCGCGATTGTTTCCCGAACTGCTCGAACTGGAGGGTGAGCGAGGAGCGAAATCCCTTCTGCGTAAATACGCTGCCGATGCGGTTCCCGTCCCGGTCCAGTCAGATGAAGTGCTTATGGACTGCGATACGCCCGAGGATTATCGTCGGATACTCTCCCGGATAGAACAGCAGCCCCTCCAATAA